The following proteins come from a genomic window of Armatimonadota bacterium:
- a CDS encoding response regulator, with protein sequence MSDCEHECKHGGRATKVLIVDDDDEVARTLQSMVERQGFEAVRAENGAVALQKVQAERPDVILLDIVMPVMDGFQLLAVLRQMPEARDIPVIVLSVRSDDATVSAAWQGGATLYLPKPFSSRELMTVLRRVIAVADDLRDNGARQPAPTGSG encoded by the coding sequence ATGAGCGATTGCGAGCATGAGTGCAAGCATGGTGGGCGCGCCACGAAGGTGCTCATCGTTGATGATGACGATGAAGTCGCGCGCACGCTTCAGTCCATGGTCGAGCGCCAGGGGTTCGAAGCCGTGCGCGCCGAGAACGGGGCGGTGGCGCTGCAGAAGGTCCAAGCCGAGCGGCCGGACGTGATCCTGCTCGACATCGTCATGCCGGTGATGGACGGATTCCAGTTGCTGGCGGTGCTGCGGCAGATGCCGGAGGCGCGGGACATCCCGGTGATCGTCCTCAGTGTGCGCAGTGACGATGCCACGGTCAGTGCCGCGTGGCAGGGCGGCGCCACCCTCTACCTGCCCAAGCCGTTCTCCTCGCGCGAGCTGATGACGGTGCTGCGGCGCGTGATCGCGGTGGCGGATGACCTGCGGGACAACGGGGCGCGGCAGCCGGCCCCCACCGGATCGGGATAA
- a CDS encoding S-layer homology domain-containing protein: MKLALGIVAICALFLVAATTPVMAQGAFSDVPSDHWAYDAVQELAADGLIIGYPDGLYKGNRAMTRYEFAMAISRIKEKGGMVGPVGPAGAQGEPGPAGAGDGAALTERQAQLLQQLQDEFMPELSQIRSDLDDVTMRVDDLEAMMGTGPKTPKIKVDGDIVYRTGFYGTDLKPIGGDTNPYPGVIGLAKDAYKASNFGTMVTTINLAGQINDDVMVNVTLLAEPRTNFPDEVSDPTWNLSLGLMDVVRVDEAWAKVNSRFIVPLTAKVGKQYFKANQGLALDNGLFALKAIDVGVGAGGNMMLHGIYGQFDREAFGGVMVTPPSSVSNEGQDIFGASTLTIPVGGWTVTGVYVHSGINSQRVWSVGAEGKLLNRAITAEFAQALRDSANRDINSEDKAWVLGANLLDTTNLTLGAKYGQLDYNFIDGANLSALVPYAAVSPHDIDWVDRPLFLDHNNIARGWEVNLAYRGLANGTMPIMVRYYDGDQLVSPGVYGNGDAVWTVSVSKQLAQDVMATLLYGRREVENTVVAPGADPIQVVRGELAVKF; this comes from the coding sequence GTTCCGAGCGACCACTGGGCGTATGACGCTGTCCAGGAGCTGGCCGCGGACGGGCTCATCATCGGCTACCCTGACGGGCTGTACAAGGGTAACCGGGCCATGACCCGGTATGAGTTCGCCATGGCCATCTCCCGCATCAAGGAAAAGGGCGGTATGGTAGGGCCCGTCGGTCCTGCCGGCGCCCAGGGCGAACCCGGTCCTGCCGGTGCTGGGGACGGAGCGGCGCTGACCGAGCGCCAGGCGCAGTTGCTCCAGCAGTTGCAGGACGAGTTCATGCCGGAGCTCAGCCAAATCCGCAGCGACCTCGACGACGTGACGATGCGCGTTGACGATCTCGAGGCGATGATGGGCACCGGCCCCAAGACGCCGAAGATCAAGGTCGACGGCGACATAGTCTACCGCACCGGCTTCTACGGCACCGATCTCAAGCCCATCGGGGGCGACACCAACCCCTATCCGGGCGTGATCGGCCTGGCCAAGGACGCCTACAAGGCCAGCAACTTCGGCACCATGGTGACCACGATCAACCTCGCCGGCCAGATCAACGATGACGTGATGGTCAACGTGACCCTGCTGGCGGAGCCGCGGACCAACTTCCCGGACGAGGTGTCCGATCCCACGTGGAACCTTTCTCTCGGCCTGATGGACGTGGTGCGCGTGGACGAGGCATGGGCCAAGGTCAACTCCAGGTTCATCGTGCCCCTCACGGCCAAGGTCGGCAAGCAGTACTTCAAGGCCAACCAGGGCCTGGCGCTGGACAACGGCCTCTTCGCCCTAAAGGCGATTGACGTGGGCGTTGGCGCCGGGGGCAATATGATGCTGCACGGCATCTACGGCCAGTTCGACCGCGAGGCGTTCGGCGGCGTGATGGTCACGCCGCCCAGCTCCGTGTCCAACGAGGGCCAGGACATCTTCGGCGCGAGCACCCTGACCATCCCGGTCGGGGGCTGGACCGTGACCGGCGTGTATGTGCACTCCGGCATCAACAGCCAGCGCGTGTGGTCGGTCGGCGCGGAGGGCAAGCTCCTCAACCGCGCGATTACCGCCGAGTTCGCCCAGGCGCTGCGCGATTCGGCGAACAGGGACATCAACAGCGAGGACAAGGCGTGGGTGCTGGGGGCCAACCTGCTCGACACCACCAACCTGACCCTCGGCGCCAAGTACGGCCAGTTGGACTATAATTTCATTGACGGTGCGAACCTGTCGGCGCTGGTTCCCTACGCCGCGGTATCGCCCCACGACATTGACTGGGTTGACCGGCCGCTGTTCCTGGATCACAACAACATCGCCCGCGGCTGGGAGGTCAACCTCGCCTACCGCGGCCTCGCCAACGGCACCATGCCGATCATGGTGCGCTACTATGACGGTGATCAACTGGTGTCACCGGGCGTGTACGGCAATGGCGATGCGGTGTGGACCGTGAGCGTGTCCAAGCAGCTCGCCCAGGACGTAATGGCGACCCTGCTCTACGGGCGCCGCGAGGTCGAGAATACCGTCGTTGCACCCGGCGCGGATCCGATTCAGGTTGTGCGCGGGGAGCTGGCGGTCAAGTTCTAG